A portion of the Musa acuminata AAA Group cultivar baxijiao chromosome BXJ1-1, Cavendish_Baxijiao_AAA, whole genome shotgun sequence genome contains these proteins:
- the LOC135587318 gene encoding pentatricopeptide repeat-containing protein At1g31790-like encodes MRMGFSSTTGSTAAAAPLPHMIPKSTLRHCYCNSGSSSTSPAAAVRWRPQLSRPPVPVPPQVLLPLRRPQQPSPANNPRPLPTKPSPRRPVVDAPDHSSHDDDDGDECSSSSSGRNVKNSSCTPTDVLRLMDVLQLPVDEDLYVSLIKECAEYRDAAQGDRVYAHIRRSLPDLLRGPAGLHLANRLLFMFAACGQQHVARQLFDQMHFRDATSLAVVIAALSASGSHGDALRLFVEMCVRSGGRSPVLEPGVCWLEALVTVLRSCARTRELGFGRQVHGLALKVLGGDDAVLLGDVGESLIQFYSRLGHHGSAVKLFEGTRSQSAAAWTCMISGYSREGRFKEAIGVFREMGRAGRRKNCHVFSSTLSACAKMGDGGWSGKQVHAAAIKLGTSSDGFVCSSLVDMYMKHELPTEAQRAFATMDGMRDCVCWKSLLIGYARSGCGMEAVKLLYEMKAAGINLQESIVHEAMTALDIVKQVQET; translated from the coding sequence ATGAGAATGGGGTTCTCCTCGACGACGGGGAGTACCGCAGCAGCTGCGCCTCTGCCTCATATGATCCCCAAGTCTACACTTCGCCACTGCTATTGtaacagcggcagcagcagcacatCCCCAGCAGCAGCAGTGAGATGGAGGCCGCAGCTGTCTCGTCCTCCTGTTCCAGTACCGCCTCAGGTACTGCTCCCGTTGCGCCGCCCCCAGCAACCATCACCAGCAAACAACCCCCGCCCGCTCCCGACCAAGCCTTCCCCACGTCGTCCTGTTGTTGACGCACCCGATCACAGCAGCCACGACGATGACGATGGTGATgagtgcagcagcagcagcagtggcaGAAACGTAAAGAACTCGTCGTGTACTCCCACCGATGTCCTCCGCCTCATGGACGTCCTGCAGCTCCCCGTGGACGAGGACTTGTACGTTTCCCTTATCAAGGAGTGCGCCGAGTATCGGGACGCCGCCCAGGGCGACAGAGTCTACGCTCACATCCGCCGTAGCCTCCCCGACCTCCTGCGCGGGCCCGCCGGCCTTCACCTCGCCAACCGCTTGCTGTTCATGTTCGCCGCCTGCGGCCAGCAGCACGTAGCCCGCCAGCTCTTCGACCAAATGCACTTTAGAGATGCCACCTCCTTGGCGGTCGTGATCGCCGCCCTGTCGGCCAGCGGCAGCCACGGCGATGCGCTGCGGCTGTTCGTGGAAATGTGCGTGAGAAGCGGTGGCCGTTCGCCGGTGCTTGAGCCGGGTGTTTGCTGGCTGGAAGCCCTCGTCACCGTTCTCAGGTCGTGCGCTCGGACGAGAGAGCTGGGTTTTGGCCGGCAGGTTCACGGGCTGGCCCTCAAGGTGCTAGGAGGCGATGACGCTGTTCTTCTCGGAGATGTGGGCGAGTCGCTCATCCAATTCTACAGCAGACTTGGGCACCACGGCAGCGCCGTAAAACTCTTCGAGGGGACGCGGTCTCAGAGTGCAGCGGCTTGGACGTGCATGATCAGTGGGTACTCTAGAGAAGGGCGGTTCAAGGAGGCCATCGGCGTCTTCAGAGAGATGGGAAGAGCAGGACGGAGGAAGAACTGCCACGTTTTCTCGAGCACTCTCTCGGCATGCGCGAAGATGGGGGACGGTGGCTGGAGCGGCAAGCAAGTTCATGCCGCTGCCATCAAATTGGGAACAAGCTCGGACGGGTTCGTCTGTAGCAGCTTGGTAGACATGTACATGAAACACGAGCTTCCAACTGAGGCGCAGAGAGCATTTGCGACGATGGACGGCATGCGAGACTGCGTGTGCTGGAAGTCTTTGCTCATTGGCTATGCGCGGAGTGGATGCGGCATGGAGGCTGTCAAGTTGCTGTATGAAATGAAGGCCGCAGGAATCAACCTGCAAGAATCGATAGTCCACGAAGCAATGACGGCTTTGGACATCGTAAAAC